The nucleotide sequence TCCTCGCCATGCTAGCGCGCGAGAGAGTCTTGGGTCAGGCTCCTAGCGCGTGCCAGAGGTCGTTCGCCGCCCACATCACGCCCTTCGGCATGCCGGTCGTCCCGCCGGTGTACAGGAAGAGCAGGTCCTTCCCGTCGCGCGCAATGCCCAGCGCGCGTCCGGAGCCGCCGTTCGCGAGCGACTCGTAGGGGATCGCGAAGTCGAGCGGCGCGCCGCCGACCTGCACCCACGCGACGACCTTCGGAAGCCTCGCGTGCAGCTTCGCGACCCGCTCCGCGAACTCGCCGTCGAAGACGACCACCTTCGCGTCGGAGTTGTCGAAGATGTACCAGAGCTCGTCGTCGAGGTAGCGGTAGTTCACGTTCACGTGCACCAGCCGCGCCTTGAAGCAGGCCGCGAGCGTCTCGACGTACTCGGGCCGGTTGCGCAGGTAGAAGCCCACCTTGTCGTCGGGCACCGCGCCGCGCGCGCGAAGCTGCGCGGCGAGATTGTTCGAGCGCCGCGCGAAATCAGCCCAGCTCGTGACGGCGTCGTCGTGGATCAGCGCGGGGGCGCTTGCGGCGTAGCTCGCGTCGAGCGCGTCGAGCACGTCGCCGAAATTCCAGTTCGGGGCGGTGGGCATGCGGGCTCCTCCGTGGGAGCGCGCATGATACCCGATGCGTCGCTGCGAGGAGGTCAGCGGCTGGCTGTGCGATGGCGACGGCTCCGCTCGCGGATTTCGGCCGTCTCCATCGCCGGGATCCGCAGGAACTCGAGGAATTCCTGGTGCTCGCTCGGCGCGACTTCTCGAACTCCGCGTGCCAGCGGTGCACGTCGTCCTGCGAGAATCCGGCCGCCTTCATGATCTCGACCCACTTTTCCTCGCTGACCATCGCTTGGCTCCTCAGTTGATTGGCGCTCTGCAACAGACGCGCGATCGCGCACGCGGCTCCCGAAGTCGCTCGACCTCCCTGGCCGAGTAGGCGCGGTAGTTCGCTCGCGTCCGGCGCGGCCGGGGCGGCAGCCCGATCGACTCGCAGTGCAGTAGGGTGCCGCGCGAGAGACGGCAGGTCCGAGCCAGATGCGTGACGGTGAGCGGCGCCGACATGAAGCCCGTCTGCACCCTGCAGTCGTAGACGGGTCAAGGGGCCGAGGGACCCGTCGGCGAAACGGCCGAGGTTCGGATAAACTGAGCGCGTCCATAAATGATCGTG is from Deltaproteobacteria bacterium and encodes:
- a CDS encoding AMP-binding protein is translated as MPTAPNWNFGDVLDALDASYAASAPALIHDDAVTSWADFARRSNNLAAQLRARGAVPDDKVGFYLRNRPEYVETLAACFKARLVHVNVNYRYLDDELWYIFDNSDAKVVVFDGEFAERVAKLHARLPKVVAWVQVGGAPLDFAIPYESLANGGSGRALGIARDGKDLLFLYTGGTTGMPKGVMWAANDLWHALGA